From Juglans regia cultivar Chandler chromosome 8, Walnut 2.0, whole genome shotgun sequence, the proteins below share one genomic window:
- the LOC108990532 gene encoding protein FD-like, which yields MLSSTGGPRESTFNKTLNLNNRGSSSSSSSSSLKSLSSTSATSSPSPFSTFFHQSIRATKTMEELWKDISLASLPDQETTPRIHERPHPTSNFRNVILQDFLARPFSKDHTPVSQVSTATETGTLYGSASLVSPPATVLSLHSVSEFHFLDNSDPLRPDSHLQPQSISNISPFGSSFEAFASTTGLPSFGKKRVPESDSSSGDRRHKRMMKNRESAARSRARKQEFISLFFLYFFLFFFFFFSFLIRKLNVFPAKCMK from the coding sequence ATGCTGTCATCGACGGGAGGTCCCAGAGAAAGTACCTTCAACAAAACCTTAAACCTCAACAACAGaggctcatcatcatcatcatcatcatcatccttaaAATCACTTTCATCCACATCTGCAACCTCATCGCCTTCGCCATTCTCAACCTTCTTCCACCAATCCATAAGAGCCACCAAAACCATGGAAGAGCTATGGAAGGACATCAGTCTGGCTTCCCTTCCTGACCAAGAAACCACCCCAAGAATCCACGAACGTCCCCACCCAACCTCCAACTTCCGCAACGTCATCCTCCAAGACTTTCTTGCCCGACCCTTTAGCAAAGATCACACGCCGGTCAGCCAAGTCTCCACCGCCACAGAGACGGGCACTCTCTATGGCTCTGCCTCTTTGGTGTCGCCTCCAGCCACTGTTTTGAGCTTGCATTCGGTTTCTGAATTTCATTTCCTTGATAACTCTGACCCACTTAGGCCTGACTCCCATTTACAGCCCCAATCCATTTCTAATATCTCTCCTTTCGGTAGCTCATTTGAGGCTTTCGCATCCACTACTGGCTTGCCGTCTTTTGGGAAGAAAAGAGTTCCGGAATCTGACAGCAGCTCAGGGGATCGGCGACATAAGCGTATGATGAAGAATCGAGAGTCCGCCGCCCGATCAAGAGCTAGAAAgcaggaatttatttctctcttcttcctctacttcttcctcttcttcttcttcttcttctcttttcttattCGTAAGTTAAATGTATTTCCTGCAAAATGCATGAAATAA
- the LOC109015676 gene encoding SKP1-like protein 1B, with product MSSSKKITLKSSDGESFEVDEAVALESQTIKHMIEDDCADNGIPLPNVTSKILAKVIEYCKKHVEPANSEDRTSEDDLKAWDMEFVRVDQATLFDLILAANYLNIKSLLDLTCQTVADMIKGKTPEEIRKTFNIKNDFTPEEEEEVRRENQWAFE from the exons ATGTCGTCGTCGAAGAAGATCACCCTGAAGAGTTCCGATGGCGAGTCCTTCGAGGTCGACGAGGCCGTGGCTCTCGAGTCTCAGACCATCAAGCACATGATCGAGGACGATTGCGCCGACAACGGCATCCCTCTCCCCAACGTGACGAGCAAGATCTTGGCCAAGGTCATCGAGTACTGCAAGAAGCACGTCGAACCGGCCAACTCTGAGGACCGCACCTCCGAAGATGATCTCAAGGCTTGGGACATGGAGTTCGTCAGGGTTGACCAGGCCACTCTCTTCGATCTCATTCTG GCTGCAAACTATTTGAACATCAAAAGCCTCCTGGATCTGACATGCCAGACTGTGGCGGACATGATCAAGGGAAAGACCCCAGAGGAGATCCGCAAGACCTTTAACATCAAGAATGACTTTACCccagaggaagaggaagaggttcGTCGGGAGAACCAGTGGGCATTTGAATGA
- the LOC108990533 gene encoding uncharacterized mitochondrial protein AtMg01250-like has protein sequence MEKEYDHVNWDFLLDLLRRCGFGERLRSWIRWCISTTKFIVQINGSPTGFFNNTQGLRQGDPLSPLLFVIVMEALSKMTSALVANGRVTGYSIRSPSGRLINISYLLFLDDTLIFCEVDNNQIQVLKALILCFEAVSGLRVNLDKSDILPIGGVPRLRQLANTLGCKIALLPMTYIRLPLGATSSGYFMGYND, from the coding sequence atggagaaagagTATGACCATGTTAATTGGGACTTTCTACTTGACCTCCTaaggaggtgtggttttggggaaagaTTGAGATCTTGGATCCGTTGGTGTATTTCTACCACAAAATTTATAGTTCAGATAAATGGAAGTCCAACAGGTTTCTTTAACAACACACAAGGCcttagacaaggagatcctttgTCACCATTACTGTTTGTTATTGTAATGGAGGCTTTGAGCAAAATGACATCAGCCCTGGTTGCAAATGGGCGTGTGACTGGTTATTCGATAAGATCCCCAAGTGGGagacttattaatatttcgtaTTTATTGTTCCTAGATGACACTCTTATCTTCTGTGAGGTAGATAATAATCAGATTCAAGTATTAAAGGCCCTcattctttgttttgaagcagtttcAGGGTTGAGAGTGAACCTGGATAAATCAGATATATTGCCTATTGGAGGTGTGCCGCGTCTAAGACAGTTGGCTAATACTTTGGGATGTAAGATTGCTTTACTCCCTATGACATATATTAGGCTTCCATTGGGGGCCACCTCGAGCGGTTACTTTATGGGATACAatgattga
- the LOC108990530 gene encoding pentatricopeptide repeat-containing protein At3g51320, translating into MARFSMRELARLRSSVLFQPTSKTNLSRPRFCSSSVPLEKTATSLYQRRCILETCQNMRQLLQIQAHFITSGLFHNPFWAGRILQCSSDFGDLDYTILIFRYINWPDRLCINTVIKAYSNSCVPFQAMVFYFEWLRNGFLPNSYTFVPLVGSIAKMGCFKSGKKCHGQAVKNGVDSVLPVQNALIHMYGSCGAVDLASNVFAEMSNRDLVSWNSVIDVYSRLGDLGIAHRLFDIMPERNVVSWNIMINGYLKGGNPGCGLKLFREMVKFGLRGSDTTMVSVLTACGRSARVREGRSVHGCHIRIFLISSIVIDTALIDMYSRCQRVDMACRVFERMANKNLVSWNAMVMGHCLHGNPEDGLLLFGEMLGRPRSKHKETNLYKSSRCDEGQEGIIPDEITFIGVLCACARSGLLAEGRAYFGQMIDIFNIKPNFAHNWCMANLYASVGLVQEAEEILRNMPEDDKSSESLFWANLFGSCRFLGDVSLGEKIAKSLIEMEPHKPLSYQLLLNVYAVAGRWEDVARVKDMMKDRKVGRMPGCNLKDLKEIVHELKVRDYWREGMDEVSMMMGALAKKSSLSSPNSKQPHLNDTNFNLASEASEDCRK; encoded by the coding sequence atggcaagatTTTCCATGCGGGAACTTGCTCGACTCAGAAGCTCCGTTCTCTTTCAACCCACCTCCAAAACCAACCTCTCTCGGCCCAGATTTTGCTCTTCCTCTGTTCCCCTTGAAAAGACTGCTACTTCACTTTATCAGCGAAGGTGTATACTCGAAACATGTCAAAATATGAGGCAGTTGTTGCAAATCCAAGCTCATTTTATCACTTCGGGTCTCTTCCACAACCCCTTCTGGGCAGGCAGAATTCTGCAGTGCTCTTCGGATTTCGGGGATTTAGATTACACTATTTTAATTTTCCGATATATAAATTGGCCAGATAGGTTATGTATTAATACTGTCATCAAGGCTTACTCTAATAGTTGTGTTCCGTTCCAGGCTATGGTGTTCTATTTTGAATGGTTGAGAAATGGGTTTTTGCCTAATAGCTATACTTTTGTACCACTTGTTGGGTCTATTGCGAAGATGGGTTGTTTTAAATCCGGGAAGAAGTGTCATGGGCAGGCCGTTAAGAATGGAGTTGATAGTGTGTTGCCAGTTCAGAACGCTTTGATTCATATGTACGGTAGTTGTGGGGCCGTTGACCTTGCTAGTAATGTGTTCGCTGAAATGTCAAACAGGGATTTGGTGTCGTGGAATTCAGTCATCGATGTTTACTCTAGACTTGGTGATTTGGGCATTGCTCATCGGTTATTTGATATAATGCCTGAACGAAATGTGGTTTCTTGGAATATTATGATCAATGGGTATTTGAAAGGTGGGAACCCTGGGTGTGGATTGAAGTTGTTCAGGGAAATGGTtaagtttggattgagaggcAGTGATACAACTATGGTTAGCGTGCTCACTGCTTGTGGCCGGTCAGCTCGAGTAAGAGAGGGAAGATCAGTTCATGGGTGTCACATTAGGATATTCTTGATATCAAGTATTGTTATTGATACAGCTTTGATAGATATGTATAGCAGGTGCCAGAGGGTGGACATGGCATGTAGAGTCTTTGAAAGAATGGCAAATAAGAATTTGGTTTCCTGGAATGCAATGGTCATGGGCCATTGCCTTCATGGAAATCCAGAAGATGGGCTTCTCCTATTTGGTGAAATGTTGGGTAGACCAAGGTCAAAACATAAAGAAACCAACCTTTATAAGAGTTCAAGGTGTGACGAAGGACAAGAAGGAATAATCCCAGATGAAATAACCTTCATTGGGGTTCTTTGCGCCTGTGCTCGCTCTGGGCTTTTAGCAGAGGGCAGAGCTTATTTCGGCCAAATGATAGACATATTCAATATAAAGCCCAATTTTGCACATAATTGGTGTATGGCCAATCTCTATGCCAGCGTGGGGCTTGTCCAAGAGGCTGAGGAAATCTTAAGGAATATGCCAGAAGATGATAAGTCATCAGAATCCCTGTTTTGGGCTAATTTGTTTGGTTCCTGTCGTTTCCTAGGAGATGTATCTTTAGGAGAAAAAATTGCAAAATCTCTAATCGAAATGGAACCGCATAAGCCCTTATCTTATCAACTATTGTTGAATGTCTATGCCGTGGCAGGTCGATGGGAGGATGTTGCTCGGGTAAAAGACATGATGAAGGATCGAAAGGTTGGAAGGATGCCCGGATGTAATCTTAAAGACTTGAAAGAAATAGTTCACGAGTTGAAAGTGAGAGATTACTGGCGAGAAGGGATGGATGAGGTGAGCATGATGATGGGTGCATTGGCTAAAAAGTCAAGCTTATCGAGTCCCAATTCAAAACAGCCACATCTAAATGACACAAACTTCAATTTAGCATCAGAAGCAAGTGAAGACTGCAGAAAATGA